Proteins encoded together in one Benincasa hispida cultivar B227 chromosome 1, ASM972705v1, whole genome shotgun sequence window:
- the LOC120086123 gene encoding 3-oxoacyl-[acyl-carrier-protein] reductase FabG: MERATKNVLLSSNGDDVSKSLALHLAKRGCRLVLLGNENVLRRSSKEIVASLTGVLPIEVVGLDMEEGREVAFDEAVNRACSILGTLDAFVHAYSYDGPIQDALQLSEDEFKKIVKINLMASWFLMKAVCQRMRDQKSGGSVIFLTSLIGAERGLYPGGAAYGSCSAGLLQLARTSALDVGKHNIRVNAVARGLHIDDGYPVSVGKERAKKLVKDAAPLERWLDVQDDIASTIIYLISDGSRYMTGTTIFVDGAQSLVRPRMRSYM, encoded by the exons ATGGAGAGAGCTACCAAGAACGTGTTGCTTTCTTCCAATGGGGATGACGTATCCAAGAGTCTGGCTCTGCATCTTGCCAAAAGGGGTTGCAG ATTGGTTTTATTGGGAAATGAGAATGTTCTTCGAAGATCGAGTAAGGAGATAGTGGCATCCTTAACGGGTGTCCTGCCAATTGAGGTTGTTGGGTTGGACatggaagaaggaagagaagtgGCTTTTGATGAGGCTGTGAACAGGGCATGTAGTATTTTAGGAACTTTGGATGCTTTTGTTCATGCTTATTCTTATGATG GTCCCATACAAGATGCTCTACAACTATCTGAAGACGAATTCAAAAAGATCGTTAAGATAAATTTGATGGCTTCATGGTTTCTGATGAAGGCTGTTTGTCAAAGAATGCGGGACCAGAAATCAGGAGGTTCAGTGATTTTTTTAACCTCCTTGATTGGTGCTGAGAGGGGACTGTACCCAGGAGGAGCTGCATATGGATCATGCTCAGCAGGATTACTACAGTTAGCTCGG ACTTCAGCTCTGGACGTTGGGAAGCATAATATCAGGGTCAATGCGGTCGCCCGTGGATTACACATAGATGATGGATACCCTGTATCAGTGGGAAAGGAGAGAGCAAAGAAGCTGGTCAAGGATGCAGCCCCGCTGGAAAGATGGCTCGACGTTCAGGATGATATAGCTTCAACCATCATCTACCTAATTAGCGACGGGTCTCGGTACATGACTGGAACAACCATATTTGTTGATGGGGCACAGTCTCTTGTGAGGCCGCGCATGCGCTCATATATGTAG